In the genome of Streptomyces aquilus, the window CGGTGCGCTGCAGGGCGCCGGCCAGGGCCTCGGGGTCCTCCGCCGTGAGGAAACCGGCGTGCACCCGGAAGAAGCGCTGGATGGCGTCGCAGTGCTCCATCGTGGGACGCCGGTCGCCGTTGATGAGGGCGCCCGCCTGCTGGCGCGACATGCCGGCGCCGTCGGCGATCTCCTGCTGGGTGTACTTGCGGCCGTTGGGCTTCAGACGGGTGCGGCGCAGGAGGTCCAGGCGTTGCAGGAAGCGGGCCTGGATGTCCGGCTCGCCGGCCGGGCGGCCGCTCAGCAGGGCCTTGACCACGGACTCGGGGACCCCGCTGGCCACCGACAGGCGGCCGGTGTGGAAGACCTCCGCGTGCGGCACACCGAGCCGGTCGGCGAGTGCGGTGACGCGAGCGACGACGGCCGGTAGCACAGTCGTCACCGGGGAACCCGGACTCGCGAAGCCATCCGCCACCGCCAGATCTCCTACGTCTCTCACAGGCTTCTCACAAGCAGCTCAACACAAGCGGTTGCCGTGAACTCCCGGGAGAGTAGCCGTTGTTCGAACGCACATCCAGGTCTCGCCACAACTGTGGCCAATTTCAGCCGTCAACCGTCACGAAATGCCACGATAGTTGACACCGCTCGCGTCCGGGCAGCAGGATCAGGGCGCCACGCGCGTGGCCGCATAGGCAAGAGGGGTGACCTCCCGATGGCACAGCAGGCAGGAGGGCAGCGGCCGCAGCCGCGGGCCGTCCCCGACAGTCCCGAGGCCCGGGCGTATCTCCAGGACTACGCCACCCTTCTGGAAGCCGTTCCCTTTCCTTCGCTCGTGATCGACGAGCGGTGGGACGTCGTTCTGTCCAACGCTGCTTTCGCGTCACTTTTCCGCGCTGTGGGTCCGCATCCGACCGCCATGCCGGACGACAACTTCCTGAGATTCGTCCTCTTCCACCCGGACGCCGGCACCGTGCTCGGGGAGCACGAGTCGAGCTGGTGTCTGCCGATGCTGGCCCACTTCGCCGCCGCGGTGGAGCGGGACGGACATGATCACGCCCTCCAGGCGATCCGCCGGGACATCGCCCAGGACCCCATCATGGACGCCGCCTACCGGCACGGCCTGCCGCACTGG includes:
- a CDS encoding helix-turn-helix domain-containing protein, which gives rise to MADGFASPGSPVTTVLPAVVARVTALADRLGVPHAEVFHTGRLSVASGVPESVVKALLSGRPAGEPDIQARFLQRLDLLRRTRLKPNGRKYTQQEIADGAGMSRQQAGALINGDRRPTMEHCDAIQRFFRVHAGFLTAEDPEALAGALQRTEQDLLQKLADREKEAVATTGDPLEQLLQDHGVRGIAWRAAQLPTDQHRDKVAEWLDMLLESVKRPES